One window of Lytechinus variegatus isolate NC3 chromosome 2, Lvar_3.0, whole genome shotgun sequence genomic DNA carries:
- the LOC121406978 gene encoding solute carrier family 13 member 5-like, with protein MITGPDQDKLQHSNVGLRNSFFFQRVNVRTVIWAYRKTIILVTTPLICLPLITIIASGPSKGAFVIIIMAVYWVFEILPIAITSLLPIILYPLLGIQDSDDVCRNYLQDTLFIGGLIVAVTIEHWKVHRRFALGVLLLIGSKPRRLMLGLMLVTAFLSMWMSNTATAAMVVPIAQSVAMQLIDQRRNLKRKRNVQIQSVVYFEVADNKREMETDKISFTCQTQTALDKNEQSDVEDFNERDLLDEKAKSKDISNEYSDQIDYETMTEEERKMCKGLLLCVAYAANIGGTATLTGTGSTVVIAGLVDESSRNNGGDMATKEEEKAARNVIKQEYKKLGPWTWGQIAVLLHFLLLALMWLFRNPKFIPGFSGWSGIFPIPGYLSDGTAVTIVVLLLFIFPAYPPWFLRNFRTDNDGKPKSRDALLDWKTVQRQLPWNIILLIGGGFALAKGTEKSGLSDWLADQLQVLDVLPPWVFVLIITIIICSFTEFTSNFAAATIFLPILAALAERMCMNPLYIMIPAAISSAYAFMLPIASPCNAIALSYGSLTVQDMMKAGVGMNVIGIIVVNLLINSMGILVFDVFNYPTWAGNNAVCLSNNSMSTTLNMTTADYVTLT; from the exons ATGATAACTGGACCTGATCAAGAT AAATTACAACATTCTAATGTAGGCCTACGTAActccttttttttccaaagagtCAATGTTAGGACCGTCATTTGGGCGTACCGGAAGACCATTATCCTTGTAACAACTCCATTGATATGTCTTCCTCTCATCACAATCATTGCAAGTGGG CCTTCGAAGGGCGCCTTTGTAATTATAATCATGGCGGTCTACTGGGTATTTGAGATCCTACCTATAGCTATCACATCCCTTCTCCCCATCATCCTCTATCCGCTGCTTGGGATCCAGGACTCAGATGATGTCTGCAGGAACTACTTACAGGACACTTTATTCATTGGTGGGCTTATCGTTGCAGTGACCATTGAGCATTGGAAAGTCCATAGAAGATTTGCCCTAGGTGTTCTGCTTCTCATTGGGTCTAAACCAAGAAG gCTGATGCTCGGTTTAATGTTGGTGACAGCTTTCTTGTCAATGTGGATGAGTAACACTGCCACCGCTGCCATGGTAGTGCCTATAGCTCAGTCAGTCGCGATGCAACTTATAGATCAAAGAAGAAAT CTCAAGAGGAAAAGGAATGTCCAAATCCAATCAGTAGTATACTTTGAGGTTGCGGATAATAAGAGAGAAATGGAGACTGACAAAATTTCATTCACTTGTCAAACGCAAACTGCTCTGGATAAGAATGAACAAAGTGATGTGGAAGACTTCAATGAAAG GGACTTATTGGATGAAAAGGCAAAGAGCAAGGATATCTCGAATGAGTATAGCGATCAAATTGACTATGAGACAATGAccgaggaagaaagaaaaatgtgtaAGGGGTTGCTGCTGTGTGTAGCCTATGCAGCTAACATAGGAGGCACAGCTACCTTGACAGGAACAGGATCTACTGTAGTCATTGCTGGACTGGTTGATGA GAGCAGCAGAAATAATGGAGGAGACATGGCTacaaaggaagaagagaaggcTGCAAGAAATGTCATAAAGCAAGAATATAAAAAACTTGGACCATGGAC ATGGGGTCAGATTGCAGTCTTGCTTCATTTTCTTCTACTGGCCCTGATGTGGTTGTTTAGAAACCCTAAATTCATTCCCGGATTCTCAGGATGGTCTGGCATCTTTCCAATTCCAGG ATATCTGTCAGATGGGACTGCTGTTACCATCGTTGTCTTACTTCTATTCATCTTCCCCGCCTACCCACCTTGGTTCTTGAGAAACTTTAGGACAGATAATG ATGGAAAACCTAAATCTCGGGATGCCCTTCTTGACTGGAAGACTGTTCAAAGGCAGTTACCATGGAACATCATTCTCCTAATTGGTGGAGGCTTTGCTCTGGCTAAAGGTACAGAG AAATCTGGTCTCTCTGATTGGTTAGCCGATCAATTACAGGTGTTAGATGTCTTACCTCCGTGGGTCTTTgttctcatcatcaccattatcatctgtTCTTTCACAGAGTTTACCAGTAATTTTGCTGCAGCAACGATCTTCTTGCCAATTCTTGCTGCTTTG GCTGAACGTATGTGCATGAATCCTCTATACATCATGATACCAGCGGCTATCTCTAGTGCCTATGCATTCATGTTGCCTATAGCCTCGCCCTGTAATGCTATTGCACTATCCTACGGCTCCCTCACTGTTCAAGATATG ATGAAAGCAGGTGTTGGGATGAATGTGATCGGTATCATTGTAGTCAACCTTCTAATCAACTCCATGGGTATACTGGTCTTTGATGTCTTCAACTACCCAACCTGGGCTGGGAACAATGCTGTGTGTTTATCAAACAATTCTATGTCAACAACCCTTAACATGACAACTGCCGACTATGTCACACTAACTTGA